A single window of Desulfovibrio sp. G11 DNA harbors:
- a CDS encoding YnfA family protein, with amino-acid sequence MILKTFLLFVVTAVAEIAGCYLPYVWLRKGGSPWLLVPAALSLAAFAWLLTMHPAASGRVYAAYGCVYVATALAWLKFVDGVNLSTTDMIGGGVALAGMLIIVSGWGSPA; translated from the coding sequence ATGATCCTGAAAACATTTCTGCTGTTTGTGGTCACGGCTGTTGCCGAAATCGCGGGCTGCTACCTGCCTTATGTCTGGCTGCGCAAGGGCGGCTCTCCCTGGCTTCTGGTCCCGGCGGCTCTGAGCCTGGCCGCCTTTGCCTGGCTTTTGACCATGCACCCTGCCGCCAGTGGGCGGGTATATGCTGCTTATGGGTGCGTGTATGTGGCAACTGCCCTGGCGTGGCTCAAATTTGTAGATGGCGTGAACCTTTCCACCACCGACATGATAGGCGGCGGCGTGGCTCTGGCCGGGATGCTTATCATTGTTTCCGGCTGGGGCAGCCCGGCCTGA
- a CDS encoding DUF2156 domain-containing protein — protein MSKKFIPVSLDDSQRYYDIWQRTPQRSLDYTLANLWGWQEYYGLEWCFEDSMCWIRQTRPYEVCWAPVGDWNAVDWKSLLPCSFNETAHEVVRVPEELLHVWQERLPGLVDAEEDRGQWEYLYKQEELADLPGNRFHKKRNHYNSYIKNYGEPDYHDLDDRMIEDVLAVQDDWCQWHECEDSPSLRAENEAINRVLSHWNSFRNLVGGSLYVDGKMVAFSVGENLDGTSLGVHYEKGLSGFKGVYQTINCTFARRAGTGFTYINRAQDLDEEGLRQAKMTYMPTDFLRKYKVRIRKA, from the coding sequence GTGAGTAAAAAATTCATTCCCGTAAGCCTGGACGACAGCCAGCGCTACTATGACATCTGGCAACGCACCCCCCAGCGCTCGCTGGACTACACTCTTGCCAACCTCTGGGGCTGGCAGGAATACTACGGTCTTGAATGGTGCTTTGAAGACAGTATGTGCTGGATACGCCAGACCCGTCCTTATGAAGTATGCTGGGCCCCCGTGGGTGACTGGAATGCTGTGGACTGGAAAAGCCTTTTGCCCTGCTCGTTCAATGAAACCGCCCATGAAGTGGTGCGTGTACCCGAAGAATTGCTTCATGTCTGGCAGGAACGCCTGCCCGGCCTGGTAGACGCCGAAGAAGACAGGGGGCAATGGGAATACCTGTACAAGCAGGAAGAGCTTGCCGACCTGCCTGGCAACCGTTTTCATAAAAAACGTAATCACTACAACAGCTACATCAAAAACTACGGCGAACCAGACTATCACGACCTGGACGACCGCATGATCGAAGACGTGCTGGCCGTACAGGACGACTGGTGCCAGTGGCACGAATGCGAAGACTCCCCATCGCTGCGTGCCGAAAATGAGGCTATCAACCGTGTACTCAGCCACTGGAACAGTTTTCGCAACCTTGTAGGCGGGTCGCTGTATGTGGATGGCAAGATGGTAGCTTTCAGCGTGGGCGAAAACCTTGACGGCACAAGCCTTGGAGTGCATTACGAAAAAGGCCTCAGCGGCTTCAAGGGCGTATACCAGACCATCAACTGCACGTTTGCCCGCCGCGCCGGAACCGGATTCACCTATATCAACCGCGCACAGGACCTGGACGAAGAAGGCTTGCGTCAGGCCAAAATGACCTACATGCCCACAGATTTTCTGCGCAAATACAAGGTACGCATCCGCAAGGCATAA
- a CDS encoding MATE family efflux transporter, translating into MIEQRGLSAPQLRPTPDLSTSPRAVWRLTWPQMLMMYLVFFMGFVAVWVAGQISAEVQAALGMVNQCGIFLMVVAMAISSGATAAVSQSLGALKVARAQRYVATTVIGCFGLGFVMALLGWRFGDAILGMLMVPDSIMPVTKELWQVSMLALPAQYVYAATGVMFRATRQVIPPLWVAAVVCAANLLACLGFGLGWFGLPNWGYMGLAWATVGAQCLGAVCNCALLAHSGYLQRRTLPTPRWLKAGLPYLVKVALPAGAAQIVWQSGYLTLFVLVASLPFDSVNALAGLTAGLRVEALLFLPGMAFNMSVAVLVGNSLGAGKPAEAKKVALFMVGAAALAMSLMAALLWPFRQEIALMLSQEPGTQAQIVNYLTFNLLSTPFSIASTVMGGVMTGAGATKYNLMIFGGTFWLVRLPLGWLLGHMLWGTASGVFVAMLVSQCLQTSIMLYVVLRRDWMRFAMSRIRQPHPA; encoded by the coding sequence GTGATCGAACAACGCGGCCTGTCCGCTCCTCAGCTTCGGCCAACCCCCGACCTGAGCACCTCACCCCGCGCCGTATGGCGTCTCACATGGCCCCAGATGCTCATGATGTACCTTGTGTTCTTCATGGGTTTTGTGGCCGTATGGGTAGCGGGACAAATAAGCGCCGAAGTACAGGCCGCCCTGGGCATGGTCAACCAGTGCGGCATCTTTCTCATGGTGGTTGCCATGGCCATTTCCAGCGGAGCCACCGCCGCCGTGAGCCAGTCGCTGGGCGCACTCAAGGTGGCTCGCGCGCAGCGCTATGTGGCAACCACGGTCATAGGCTGCTTTGGCCTTGGCTTTGTCATGGCCCTGCTGGGCTGGCGCTTTGGCGATGCCATTCTGGGCATGCTCATGGTTCCGGACAGCATCATGCCTGTGACAAAAGAACTCTGGCAGGTCAGCATGCTGGCCCTGCCCGCCCAATACGTATACGCTGCCACGGGCGTCATGTTTCGCGCTACGCGCCAGGTCATTCCGCCGTTATGGGTGGCGGCCGTGGTGTGCGCAGCCAATCTGCTGGCCTGTCTCGGCTTCGGCCTGGGCTGGTTCGGGCTGCCCAACTGGGGTTACATGGGCCTTGCATGGGCCACGGTGGGCGCACAATGCCTCGGTGCGGTATGCAACTGTGCCCTGCTTGCCCATTCGGGCTACCTGCAACGCCGCACCCTGCCTACCCCGCGCTGGCTCAAGGCTGGCCTGCCCTATCTTGTCAAGGTGGCCCTGCCCGCAGGAGCCGCGCAGATCGTCTGGCAGTCCGGCTACCTGACCCTTTTCGTACTGGTAGCCTCATTGCCTTTTGACAGCGTGAACGCCCTGGCCGGACTTACCGCCGGCCTGCGGGTCGAAGCGCTTCTTTTTTTGCCGGGCATGGCCTTTAACATGAGTGTCGCCGTGCTTGTAGGCAACAGCCTTGGCGCGGGCAAGCCCGCCGAAGCCAAGAAAGTTGCCCTGTTTATGGTCGGCGCGGCTGCCCTGGCCATGAGCCTTATGGCAGCCCTGCTCTGGCCGTTCAGGCAGGAGATCGCCCTTATGCTTTCACAGGAGCCTGGCACACAGGCCCAGATTGTGAATTACCTGACCTTTAACCTGCTTTCCACGCCCTTTTCCATTGCCAGCACCGTCATGGGCGGCGTAATGACCGGGGCGGGAGCTACCAAGTACAATCTGATGATTTTTGGCGGCACCTTCTGGCTGGTGCGCCTTCCCCTGGGCTGGCTGCTCGGACATATGCTGTGGGGTACGGCCTCGGGCGTTTTTGTGGCCATGCTCGTTTCCCAATGCCTGCAGACCAGCATCATGCTTTACGTGGTGCTGCGCCGCGACTGGATGCGCTTTGCCATGAGCAGGATCCGCCAGCCGCACCCTGCCTGA
- the lysA gene encoding diaminopimelate decarboxylase: MSDIRSSYTDQLQFYGRHTPRELAETFGTPLYVYNENVLRQRCRDLMGLSSHPGFGVNYSVKANSNPVLLRMAREEGLVVDAMSPGELHMDLLAGFTPGQILYISNNNSVEELQNALKHGLLISVDSVAQLDDLGRINKGGKVMIRFNPGIGAGHHAKVVTAGKETKFGVNPEQMDDVFALLQKHDMTLAGINQHIGSLFMEAGGYLDAAEVLLRLAEQLPQGALQNLEIIDFGGGFGIPYRKYEGQPRLDTGELGSRLHALISAWAEKTGYTGRFLIEPGRYVAAECGVLLGRVHAVKNNSEKRYAGTDLGFNVLVRPAMYDSFHDVEIYGENSHEKRETMVQTVVGNICESGDILAKDRELPEIVEGDVLGILDAGAYGFTMSSNYNQRLRPAEVLIQSDGTARLIRRRESPDDLARCLEGLI; the protein is encoded by the coding sequence ATGTCCGACATCCGCTCCAGCTACACTGACCAGCTCCAGTTTTACGGCCGTCATACCCCGCGCGAACTGGCCGAAACCTTCGGCACTCCCCTCTATGTCTATAACGAAAACGTCCTGCGCCAGCGCTGCCGAGACCTCATGGGCCTTTCAAGCCATCCCGGCTTCGGGGTCAACTATTCCGTCAAGGCCAATTCCAATCCCGTGCTGCTGCGCATGGCGCGCGAAGAAGGCCTGGTAGTAGACGCCATGAGTCCCGGCGAGCTGCACATGGACCTGCTTGCCGGATTTACGCCCGGGCAGATTCTTTATATCTCCAATAACAATTCTGTGGAAGAACTACAGAATGCCCTCAAGCACGGGCTGCTCATCAGCGTGGACTCCGTCGCGCAACTGGACGATCTCGGCCGTATCAACAAGGGCGGCAAGGTCATGATTCGCTTCAACCCCGGCATTGGCGCAGGGCATCACGCCAAGGTCGTCACTGCGGGCAAGGAAACCAAGTTCGGTGTCAATCCAGAACAGATGGACGACGTTTTTGCCCTGCTGCAAAAGCACGACATGACACTGGCGGGCATAAACCAGCACATCGGCTCCCTGTTTATGGAGGCCGGAGGCTACCTGGATGCAGCCGAGGTGTTGCTGCGCCTGGCAGAACAACTGCCCCAGGGCGCGCTACAAAACCTTGAAATCATCGACTTCGGCGGCGGCTTCGGCATCCCATACCGCAAGTATGAAGGCCAGCCCCGCCTGGATACAGGCGAACTGGGCAGCCGCCTGCACGCACTCATCAGCGCATGGGCCGAAAAAACAGGCTATACGGGCCGCTTTCTCATTGAGCCGGGCCGCTACGTGGCTGCCGAATGCGGTGTGCTGCTGGGCCGCGTGCACGCCGTGAAGAACAACAGCGAAAAGCGCTATGCGGGTACGGACCTTGGCTTCAATGTGCTTGTGCGCCCGGCCATGTACGATTCTTTCCACGATGTGGAAATCTACGGCGAAAACAGTCACGAAAAGCGTGAAACCATGGTGCAGACCGTGGTGGGAAATATCTGCGAAAGCGGCGACATCCTGGCCAAAGACCGTGAATTGCCGGAAATTGTGGAAGGCGATGTGCTCGGCATACTTGACGCCGGCGCATATGGCTTTACCATGAGTTCCAACTATAATCAGCGCCTCCGCCCGGCGGAAGTGCTGATTCAGAGTGACGGCACGGCACGGCTCATCCGCCGGCGCGAATCGCCTGACGATCTGGCCCGCTGCCTTGAAGGGCTTATATAG
- a CDS encoding FKBP-type peptidyl-prolyl cis-trans isomerase: MPIKKGDTVRAHYTGTLDDGTVFDSSRERDPLEFVMGQGMLIPGFEAAVDGREAGESVTVTIPPAEAYGETDPELVFTVARAQVPDHIPLNVGVPLQLSNEQGQMDVTITEVTADEVTLDANHPLAGKALTFEIEIVSVN; the protein is encoded by the coding sequence ATGCCCATCAAAAAAGGCGACACAGTGCGCGCGCACTATACGGGAACCCTGGATGACGGCACGGTGTTCGACTCTTCGCGTGAGCGCGATCCCCTTGAGTTCGTCATGGGCCAGGGCATGCTCATTCCCGGTTTCGAGGCCGCGGTTGACGGCCGTGAGGCCGGAGAAAGCGTTACCGTAACCATTCCTCCGGCCGAAGCCTATGGCGAAACCGATCCGGAACTGGTCTTTACCGTGGCCCGCGCCCAGGTGCCGGACCACATTCCCCTCAACGTGGGCGTGCCGTTGCAGCTTTCCAACGAGCAGGGCCAGATGGACGTGACCATCACCGAAGTGACCGCTGATGAAGTGACCCTTGACGCCAACCATCCGCTGGCTGGCAAGGCTCTCACCTTTGAAATAGAGATTGTCAGCGTCAACTAG
- a CDS encoding glutamine synthetase III family protein, whose translation MSSKTARHSAIQAITTYKPEAAPLNFADTRPTDIFGCNVFNDRVMRERLPKAVYRSLRKTIEFGQRMDPSIADTVAAVMKDWAIEKGATHFTHIFYPLTGQTAEKHDSFLMPDGAGGVIAEFSGSMLIRGEPDASSFPSGGLRSTFEARGYTAWDVTSPAYIMENPNGTFLCIPTMFLSWTGVALDKKTPLLRSSQALNREAKRVLSLFGIETELPVVAYAGLEQEYFSIDHNFNFARPDIQIAGRTLFGARPAKGQEFSDQYFGVIPQRVLSYMMEVERELYKLGVPVRCRHNEAAPSQYEIAPLYEVSNVAVDHNHIIMSTLRNVAKRYGLKCLLHEKPFAGVNGSGKHVNYSIGNADLGSLFEPGETPYANAKFLVFCAAMIRSVHKFGGLLRATVASASNDHRLGANEAPPAIMSIFLGDMLTEVFEAFRAGRVDDAVNGKKRGALNLGVDTLPPLPADPGDRNRTSPVAFTGNRFEFRALGSSQSAAGSITALNVMMADSLGFAADWLEKELAQGRDFRTALESFISHVIEEHSAVIFNGDGYSEIWHKEAVRRGLPNLRTTPEALPELTRPEVVEIYEKAEVLNRAELKARQDIYLEQYCKTVRTEANLTIRIARTVIFPAAMRYQGELASTAASMQAIGMEPKIFTLEEVTGQLRQMQAATMTLESVLTEVDAQGLGMEAARRYCNEVLPCMNEVRRHADMLETRVADDLWALPNYQEILFGK comes from the coding sequence ATGAGCAGCAAAACCGCCAGACACAGCGCCATCCAGGCCATCACCACCTACAAACCCGAAGCGGCTCCTCTCAATTTCGCCGATACACGGCCCACGGACATCTTCGGTTGCAACGTGTTCAATGATCGCGTCATGCGGGAGCGCCTGCCCAAGGCCGTGTACCGCTCGCTGCGCAAAACCATTGAATTCGGCCAGCGTATGGACCCGTCCATAGCCGATACCGTGGCGGCGGTCATGAAAGACTGGGCCATTGAAAAAGGGGCAACTCACTTTACCCACATTTTCTATCCGCTTACCGGGCAAACGGCTGAAAAGCATGATAGTTTTCTCATGCCTGACGGCGCAGGCGGGGTGATTGCGGAATTTTCAGGCTCCATGCTCATCCGGGGCGAACCGGACGCTTCGTCCTTTCCTTCCGGTGGCCTGCGCTCCACGTTCGAGGCGCGCGGCTACACTGCCTGGGATGTCACAAGCCCAGCGTATATCATGGAAAACCCCAACGGAACCTTTTTGTGCATCCCCACTATGTTCCTTTCATGGACTGGTGTGGCCCTGGACAAGAAAACTCCGCTGCTGCGTTCAAGCCAGGCCCTCAATCGCGAAGCCAAGAGGGTGCTGAGCCTTTTCGGTATTGAGACGGAACTGCCCGTAGTGGCCTATGCCGGGCTTGAGCAGGAGTATTTTTCCATTGATCACAATTTTAACTTTGCCCGTCCCGATATCCAGATCGCCGGACGCACTCTTTTTGGCGCACGCCCGGCCAAAGGGCAGGAATTCAGCGACCAGTATTTCGGCGTGATCCCCCAGCGCGTACTTTCCTATATGATGGAAGTGGAGCGCGAGCTTTACAAGCTGGGGGTGCCAGTGCGTTGCCGCCACAACGAGGCCGCCCCGAGCCAGTATGAAATCGCGCCTCTTTATGAGGTCAGCAATGTGGCCGTGGACCATAACCATATTATTATGTCCACCCTGCGTAACGTGGCCAAGCGTTACGGCCTCAAATGCCTGCTGCACGAAAAGCCCTTTGCCGGAGTGAACGGGTCAGGCAAGCACGTGAACTATTCCATCGGCAATGCCGATCTGGGTTCTCTTTTTGAACCGGGCGAAACGCCGTATGCCAACGCCAAGTTTCTGGTGTTCTGCGCGGCCATGATCCGCAGCGTGCACAAGTTCGGCGGTCTTTTGCGCGCCACCGTAGCCAGCGCCAGCAATGATCACCGCCTGGGCGCCAATGAGGCTCCCCCGGCCATCATGTCCATCTTCCTTGGCGACATGCTTACCGAGGTTTTCGAGGCCTTCCGCGCCGGGCGGGTTGACGATGCCGTCAATGGCAAAAAGCGCGGCGCGCTCAATCTCGGCGTGGATACCCTGCCGCCCCTGCCGGCTGACCCGGGCGACCGCAACCGTACAAGCCCTGTGGCCTTTACGGGCAACCGCTTTGAATTCCGCGCGCTCGGCTCCAGCCAGTCTGCCGCTGGCTCCATCACGGCGCTCAACGTCATGATGGCCGACTCGCTGGGATTTGCCGCCGACTGGCTGGAAAAGGAACTGGCGCAGGGGCGCGATTTCAGAACCGCTCTGGAATCGTTTATCAGCCATGTCATTGAAGAGCACAGCGCCGTTATCTTTAACGGCGACGGCTATTCTGAAATCTGGCACAAGGAAGCCGTGCGGCGCGGCCTGCCCAACCTGCGCACCACGCCCGAAGCGCTGCCCGAGCTTACTCGCCCTGAAGTGGTTGAGATCTACGAAAAGGCCGAGGTGCTTAACCGGGCAGAACTCAAGGCCCGGCAGGACATCTATCTGGAGCAGTATTGCAAGACCGTGCGTACCGAGGCCAACCTGACCATACGCATAGCCCGTACCGTCATTTTTCCCGCAGCCATGCGCTATCAGGGCGAACTGGCGTCTACGGCGGCCAGCATGCAGGCTATCGGCATGGAGCCGAAAATCTTCACCCTTGAAGAAGTGACCGGGCAGTTGCGGCAAATGCAGGCCGCCACTATGACCCTTGAAAGCGTTTTGACCGAGGTGGACGCGCAGGGCCTGGGCATGGAAGCCGCCCGCCGTTACTGCAACGAGGTGCTGCCGTGCATGAACGAAGTACGCCGCCATGCCGATATGCTCGAAACGCGCGTTGCCGATGATCTGTGGGCTTTGCCCAATTATCAGGAAATACTGTTCGGCAAATAG